In the genome of Monodelphis domestica isolate mMonDom1 chromosome 2, mMonDom1.pri, whole genome shotgun sequence, one region contains:
- the LOC100018715 gene encoding cornifin alpha: protein MSSHQHKQPNTIPPQLHQQQVKQPSQPPPQEPCNPKGPQPGTTKLPQPNYPKVPQPGTTKLPEPCQPTVPGQHPTKKPEPYYPVVSVPTQSKVPEPGTTKVPGSYPPPAQEKYPQVPKTKQK from the coding sequence ATGTCTTCCCACCAGCACAAGCAGCCCAATACCATACCTCCTCAACTTCACCAGCAACAAGTGAAACAGCCCAGCCAACCACCTCCCCAGGAGCCATGCAATCCCAAGGGTCCACAACCAGGCACCACCAAGTTGCCACAGCCAAACTATCCTAAGGTTCCACAGCCAGGCACAACCAAGTTGCCAGAGCCATGCCAACCTACAGTTCCAGGGCAACATCCCACCAAGAAGCCAGAGCCATACTACCCTGTGGTATCAGTGCCAACCCAATCTAAGGTCCCAGAGCCAGGCACCACCAAAGTTCCAGGGTCTTATCCACCTCCTGCCCAAGAGAAGTACCCACAGGTCCCCAAGACCAAACAGAAGTAA